Within Ictalurus furcatus strain D&B chromosome 3, Billie_1.0, whole genome shotgun sequence, the genomic segment TCAAAACGTACTATAGAAAGAAGAGCCTCCGAATAATACAACAGCGCTGTCGATTTGTAGTCTCGACTCGATTTGTAATCTCCGACTGGCTTTTTTACAATCGACGATTTTTCTTCAACTGTACGTGTAAATAAAAGACCGGCAACTCTTCAGAAGGGTGTTGACATAACAGTCTCCGGTGCTTACTACATTTCTCATTCGTTTCTTATGTTAAACGTTATATGCTCCAGTCATATATTTCTCTGTGGTGTAAAACAGCTCAATGTGGTTGTGCTACTCctttagacagacagaaagaaagaaattcagaTTATATTATAGCGGCAAGCAAAAAATTTGAGCGTATATCCAAGCCGTAGTAATAATGTACATTCAGTACAAATGCTCTACAAGTATAGGATATGAAGTAAATCTAACGGTACATACACAAGTCCTCCTGAGAGAACATGAGCGTGAAGCGGTATTAATCGAGGATGTACTAAACGGTCAGTCTAATTGCTTTAACCAACTAACGTGTCTATCCTGATTGATCTAAAGCGACTTAAGACCTTTGAAGCAGAAGAGAGGGTGTATTTACTGTAGATACTGTCGAGAAGATTAAGAATTTCACGTTGAGAGGGTGTTTATGGTTCTTCATAATTGGAGATAATTGAGCTTCGGTCGAATGCAGAATTGCATCGAAGACTTTATCAAGTTCGGATGAAGACGTGACTCAGACGTCTGTCTTTTTCCTCAGTGATGTTTGGCGATCAGGTGATAACGTGTAATCGGAACCTCACAGCAGCGGTTGGTTATATGGCAAAGATACAAGCACAGCATGATCATTTAAGACGGTTCTGCGAGACATGATGCGCATTACAACATGTAAGTTTCGCTAACAAAGTGTCGGGAAAACAGTagtgatgcatttttaaaaacttacttTAAactacagaaaaaacaaaaggggTCATGACtttaaaaagcctttttttatttttaattttcaaaaatCAGCTGATTCCAATACACGTCTGTAAacgctattttttaaaaaaaaaacacattttatttagaaaaacaacacaataccTGCGCTATCTcagtgacataatttatcacaaaCTCAACATTTGGGTctgtactggtaatttgttgctttctgttGGTGGCacgttatgtctagtggattcCATCAAACACCTCCGTCTTGAATACATCCTActatgtaatggaaaccatttggtaacggttttaatggttaacatcTGATGgtttgataatgataatgagtctttattgatcacatatacatatgtacagtgaaattcgtttcttcacataccccagcatgtcaggaagctggggtcagagcgcagggtcagccatgatacagctgAGAGGGTTAACAGGGTTACTTGCTCAgtggcccaacagtggcagcttggcagtacgggggcttgaacccacgaccttccgatcagtaacccagagccttaaccgccaagtcACCACTGCCCCTGAATTGTAATAGTATCTGTAGtggaattagaattagaatttctgtgattgtttcTAATGGGGACTCTTTCAGCAGTGGTGATATTTTTCAGCTAAATATCGCGATATGACCGGCATAAATATGTCCCTcagtcagtggtgtgtgtgtgtgttctgtcagGATGATAATCTGAACACAAACTTGGAGCTCCATTGATTCTGCTTTGCTGGCttgctagcattagcattaacatCAGAGCTCATATCAACAGATGTTCATCAGGGTTTGTTCATTTCTCCTCCGAGATAGGGGTCatgataaaacaataataataataataataataataataataattaattaattaattaataaataaacctgttacTACGGAGGAAAATAATTTGCCGAATTGACATGACTACATGTACCggaagtagtagtatttatttcctgttggtttttttcctcttcctttttttttttaataacacactAGAACCAAAAATGTTAAGCTAGAAAATAAGTTATACTGTCGACATATAATCCGaggaataaatgaaataaacactgcGAAGAGTGTGTCATTAGCTAAACTCATCAcaaagctaagctaagctaagctaagctaagctaaggaACAATACACGGCAGATGTAGAGCGCTAACATGCTAAGCCGCTAGCTGATTCATTTCGCCAAAAGTTAGTACACACGGTTAGGTTCACAGAAGTCTACAGCTGTGTTACACAGAGTTATTTCTCAGTTAGAGGTAAATAAGTGTGTAACAAAACCCCAGTTTATCGCCATGTTTGTTTGAGGTCTTGTTTATTTCACCTGTGTTGTCGCGGGTTGCTCAACTTCAGCCTCTTCTTCCCGCTGTTTGTCCACGCTTCCCTCCGTCTCAGACATTctctattgtttatttatttttaattttttctttaaacacaaaacaaattaaatcacaagtttatactCCCGAAAGAGCCGATTCGCTTATTTCACTCAACCCGGATTTATTACAATAGACAACGATGAGAACAACAAAGCCACGCGCTTCGTTAATGACTTCCCACCGGctttttctttcgttctttttttttgcctccgTTTCCCGCAAAAGTGAGGCCCGTTACAAATATCGCGAGACTTCTTATCCTAAACCATACAGCCACCTTGCAAATATCGCGAGATGTCTTTTTGATTCATTCAGTGAGTCGAATCAGTTGGATCATTCTTTAAGAGTCGACTCATTCGGAACCCAAATGgatctttgttttgttttttttttcgcccTCGATGTTGTCACACAATACACGAGCTTTACTtgatttccttccttctttcatgGTGTTTGCGCGTTCTCATAGATGCAGGATAAATAgtaacacataaataaaaacaatgttttagtAGAGGTTGCTtatacactctaaaaaaaatttggggttatttttttctaccAAAACGTTGGGTTGAgctttttgggtcatttaattgggttattttctcagtctctaGCCAGTTTAGAGGTAGTTTTTGGGGagtttgtgtaacccaaccgtTAGCTTATtagctgggtcattttcacagACAGGTGAATCAGTGCACCCCTTCCTCACCCCTTCACCCCGCCCAGCTCCCTGGGTCTGTTTGAATTCACGTGGAGGTAGAGGGTTTTGAGgcgaggaaaccaaatgaccacaTTTAAGTTAGAGTTCATTACTGTGTAgagttaatgctgctgaaaatgcatggccgagtttgtgatatttaggcagggagctctggaaaatgttttcattggaaaacagtaactcagcaagTGATAATTAATTTTACCTATCACTACAGCTTCAAAAttgaatattcaattcaattttatttgtacagcacttttaacaacagacattgtctcaaagcacctttacagaaacatagaaacataggatacagattttaagtgtgtgaatttatccctattgagcaagtcggtggcgaggaaaaactccctaagatgatatgaggaagaaaccttgagaggaaccggactcagaagggaacccgtcctcatctgggtaacaccggatagtgtgaaagtaaaataaagtttattatggtttttatgtgaagtctgttttgttgaactagtccactgttcactaaaggagacctgagtgcaaaactgcatgtggtaattgcagtcctaagaccatagtagcaaccgtagtcccagcaaccacagtgagaatgtccatgtggaaatgaggtccaaagccatttCCACGGTACTTCAAGCAGTACCATCCTAATCAGtgtccaggctgcactgcttggggtcatcatgtactgcttcatatcatatcatgtactgtttcctcagtgttggagttacactactagtgtcatgtgtttatgttggctgtgaaatatggactgaggttattctataattctctgggtctgcatcttctctgaggctctgagttagggttagctagctggatgctgaTTTTGGCCttggattataggaatcttttaggattcctAAAATTTGCCTCGACGATAAAATCGTTGCCAAAATCGTATAGTGTGAACCCGGctttaatcgggttaatatcggattattgttgtccatgtaaacctaCAGTACTAAGAGAAAGTGCGATTTCACTtcctgacagtagatggcgcttattGAAATGCAGAAATACGccggtacacaaggtggcgctgcacaactttTCGTTTCTGACACACGctcatcactgagaagaagaagaagcagcagcagcagcattatTATTTACGTATTTACAAGCACGTTTTTTGCGTACTGGCTAAGTGAGAGTGAGAATGGATTTGTCAAGCTGTAGTAACTGTAGCTGTAgtttcagcagcagcagcagcagcagcagtagcagcacCAGCAGTAGTAGTGATGAAGAAATAATTGTTCTGTTGAGTGAAGAAAGACACAAGAAAAGACCTCGGAAAAGACGCCGATATTGGATCCACCCCAtactgaagagaagagaagagcatGGGGAGTTCCATCGCCTGATACAGGAGCTGAAGCTGTATCATGAAGGGTTCCGGCGGTACTTCGGGATGTCCGTCAGTGATTTCGAAAATTTACTCCAAATGCTGGCGCCGTCGTTGAGAAAAGAGCACACACACTACCGCAAACCAATCGAGCCAGAGCAGCGTTTAACCGTGTGTTTACGGTGAGTCCGCctacttcttctccttctcttcgtcttcttctccttgtcttcttcttcttcttctccttttcttcttcattttcttttcttcttcgtctcctccttttcttcttcatttccttttcttcttcttcttctcctccttttcttcttcatttccttctcttcttcttcatttccttctcttcttcttcttctcattctcttcgtctcctcctcctcttcgtcttctcctcctccttttcgTCGCCTTCGTCGTCTTCTCCTCTTCGTCGTCTTCTCCTCTTCGTCGTCTTCTccgtcttctccttcttctcctcttcgTCGCCTTCTCCTCTTCGTCGTCTTCTccgtcttctccttcttctcctcttcgTCGCCTTCTCCTCTTCGTCGTCTTCTccgtcttctccttcttctcctcttcgTCGCCTTCTccgtcttctccttcttctcctcttcgTCGCCTTCTccgtcttctccttcttctcctcttcgTCGCCTTCTCCTCTTCGTCGTCTTCTccgtcttctccttcttctcctcttcgTCGCCTTCTCCTCTTCGTcgccttctccttctcttcttcgtcgccttcttcttctcttcttctcttcgtgttcttcttcttctcttcttcttcacttgaATATGGATCAGGTGCTGGTTGTAGATCACCAACCTCCACACAACAAGTATTTACCTATTTATTTTTCAGGTTTCTGATCACTGGGGACTCGTACCACACAATTGCATCCAGTTTTAGACTTGGTGTTTCCACTGTTTCTTTGATCGTGAGTGAGACCTGTGACGCGATTTGGCATTGCCTCAGAGATGAACAATTGCCAGTGCCTACTGAAGAGATGTGGAAGAACACAGCCAGGAGGTTCAACGATCGATGGAATTTCCCAAACTGCTTGGGAGCGATGGATGGGAAGCGCGTGTTATGTAATTATAAAGGTACGTTCTCAGTAGGTTTGCTGGCCCTAGTTGATGCTGATTGCCGCTTCCTGATGGTGGATGTGGGAAGCTTTGGCAGCAACAGTGATGGAGACATCTTTGCCGATTCTGCGCTGGGAAAGGCGCTCAGAGATGGAAGTCTGAATGTTCCACCACCGAGCGAACTTCCAGGTGCCCCAGAGTTGGGAAAAGTTAAGCACGTCATCGTGGCGGATGAAGCTTTTCCTCTGAAACCGTATCTCCTCCGGTCATACCCTGGACGCCGGCTCCCCACGGACATGAGGATTTTCAATTATCGCTTGTCTCGGGCACGACACGTCTCTGAAAATGCCTTCGGCATCCTCAGCCGACGCTTCAGGGTTTTCAGAAGAAGTTTACAGGTTCGACCGGCTGTCGTTGACAAAGTTGTCAAAGCCGCTTGTGCGTTGTGTAACTATTTACGCTCGGACGGAAGCGACCAGGATCATGCCCCAGAGGATGACCACGATTATGCGCGAACGCTACAAGCTTTCAAACGTTGCCGGGGGCGGCGGGCAACTGCGGAGGCACAAAATGTCCGAGAACTGTACAAAGACTACTTTAACTCGCCAGCAGGAGAAGTTGCTTGGCAGTATGACCATGTGAACCACAGCTCGGAGAACTGATGAAACaacactgttcatttgtgtgACGTTCATTTCCAGCTTTTGAAAACGGCTTActgtagatattttttttcctttacttgCAATTTCTCTGTGAACTTGAATAAAATTGAATCTTATCTATTGTCTCTGAAtgtcaggggttttttttcatcaatTAATACATAATATCTATAAGCACCAGCACTCAAAACAGCAActtatagataaatagatagatgtatatatttaaacatatcaAATAGATTTTACTTATATAAATACAATGCtgggggtgcacggtggcttagtggttagcacattcgcctcgcacctccagggtcggggttcgattcccatggccctatgtgtgtggagtttgcatgttctccccgtgctgtgggggtttcctcccccagtccaaagacatgcatggcaggctgactggcatgtctaaagtgcccgtagtgtatgaatgggtgtgtgaatgtgtatgtgattgtgtgccctgcgatggactggcaccctgtctgggtgtaccccgccttgtgcctgatgctccctgggataggctccaggtttccctgtgaccctgaaaaggagtaagtggtatagaagatggatggatggacacccACTTATATTTACGTTGATGGCACTTGGCAGACAGCCT encodes:
- the LOC128606064 gene encoding putative nuclease HARBI1, whose product is MDLSSCSNCSCSFSSSSSSSSSSTSSSSDEEIIVLLSEERHKKRPRKRRRYWIHPILKRREEHGEFHRLIQELKLYHEGFRRYFGMSVSDFENLLQMLAPSLRKEHTHYRKPIEPEQRLTVCLRFLITGDSYHTIASSFRLGVSTVSLIVSETCDAIWHCLRDEQLPVPTEEMWKNTARRFNDRWNFPNCLGAMDGKRVLCNYKGTFSVGLLALVDADCRFLMVDVGSFGSNSDGDIFADSALGKALRDGSLNVPPPSELPGAPELGKVKHVIVADEAFPLKPYLLRSYPGRRLPTDMRIFNYRLSRARHVSENAFGILSRRFRVFRRSLQVRPAVVDKVVKAACALCNYLRSDGSDQDHAPEDDHDYARTLQAFKRCRGRRATAEAQNVRELYKDYFNSPAGEVAWQYDHVNHSSEN